A window of Streptomyces broussonetiae genomic DNA:
CGGGCCCGTCGTCTTCCAGGGCCCCGGCGACGCCCGCGACGCCGGAATCGCCGTCATCTACCAGGAGCCCACGCTCTTCCCCGACCTGTCCATCGCCGAGAACATCCACATGGGCCGCCAGCCCCGGCGGGCCCTCGGCCGGATCGACCACCGGGCCACCCGTGCGGCCACGGCCGCCCTGATGAAACGGCTCGGCGTCGACCTCGACCCCGACCGGCCCGCCCGGGGGCTGTCGATCGCCGATCAGCAGATCGTGGAGATCGCCAAGGCGCTCTCCTTCGACGCCCGGGTCCTGATCATGGACGAGCCGACGGCCGCCCTGACCGGCAGCGAGGTCGCCCGGCTCTTCGGTGTCGTGCGCACCCTGGGCGAGCAGGGTGCCGCCGTCCTGTTCATCTCCCACCGCCTGGAGGAGATATTCCGGATCTGCCACCGGGTCACCACCCTGCGGGACGGCGCCTGGATCGCCAGTGAGCCGCTCGAGGGCATGACCGAGGACGACCTGGTCCGCCGGATGGTCGGTCGCGAACTGGCCGAGCTGTATCCCAAGCAGAAGGTGACACCCGGTCAAGTGGCGCTCAGCGTAAGGAGGCTGACGCGCGAGGGCGTGTTCACCGACGTCTCCTTCGAGGTGCGGTGCGGAGAGATCGTCGGGCTCGCCGGACTGGTGGGCGCCGGCCGTACCGAGGTGGCCCGCGCCGTGTTCGGCGTCGACCGGTGGGATGCGGGCGAGGTCGAGGTCGACGGGCGCCGGCTCACGGGCGGCGCGCCGTCCACGGCGATGGCCGCGGGACTGGCCCTGGTCCCCGAGGACCGCCGCGCCCAGGGCCTGGTGCCGGACATGTCCATCGAGCGCAACATCGCTCTGACCGGACTGCGTACGACCGTGAAGGCCGGGCTGGTGGACCGGGGCGCCGAACGCAGCCGGTCCCTGGAC
This region includes:
- a CDS encoding sugar ABC transporter ATP-binding protein; translated protein: MTLPPETGPAPVLALRGVSKSFGAVRALRDVSLELLPGEVHALAGENGAGKSTLIKTLAGVHRPDAGQVLLDGGPVVFQGPGDARDAGIAVIYQEPTLFPDLSIAENIHMGRQPRRALGRIDHRATRAATAALMKRLGVDLDPDRPARGLSIADQQIVEIAKALSFDARVLIMDEPTAALTGSEVARLFGVVRTLGEQGAAVLFISHRLEEIFRICHRVTTLRDGAWIASEPLEGMTEDDLVRRMVGRELAELYPKQKVTPGQVALSVRRLTREGVFTDVSFEVRCGEIVGLAGLVGAGRTEVARAVFGVDRWDAGEVEVDGRRLTGGAPSTAMAAGLALVPEDRRAQGLVPDMSIERNIALTGLRTTVKAGLVDRGAERSRSLDWAVKLQVKYARIADAVATLSGGNQQKVVLAKWLATRPKVLIVDEPTRGIDVGTKAEVHRLLSRLAADGVAVLMISSDLPEVLAMADRVLVMHEGRITAEIPRSEATEETVMAAATGRGAA